From the genome of bacterium BMS3Abin02:
CCCGCGGGCCGTGGAGATGGATCAGCATCGTCGCCCTGGCGATTGCCGTTGCGGCTCTTGCGGCCAATTTCACTCTCTACCAGAGCCTGCAAAAGGCAAACGACGATGCCGCGACACTCGAGAGCCGGATTGGCGGCCTCCAGTCGCGAATGGCCGCCATGCAGAGTTCGCTCACAAACACCGAGAATCGTCTCCAGGCAGTCGAGTCCTCGCCTGCACCCACCCTGGACGTTTCGCCGGTCACTGCCCAGGACTTGCCGCCATTTCCCGGCGGAGGGCAGGACCCGGCGCAGGGGCTCACACTCGGCGCTGTCTCCGGCGTCTGGTACTCCGACGGTGCCGCCCACACGATCGACCCGGCGGACGGAACGCCTCGAGCCTGGCTGATCTGGGCCCACTGGTGCCCCTACTGCCAGAAGGAACTTCCGATCGTGAAGGCATGGTACGAAGCCAACGCTGCCGAGAACCCGCACATGCAGATCGTCAGTATCACGACCGCCATGGACGACACGGCCGCCAACCCGTTGCTGCCGTACCTGCAAGAACAGCAGTTCCCCTTTCCCGTGATCATCGACGATTCGGGAGCGTTGGGCCGCCAGTTCGGCGTGTCGGCATTCCCCTTCTGGGTGTTTACCGCGCCCGACGGCACCGTGCTGGGCCGCACCGCAGGTCTCCTCCCCGAAGACCAGATGCTCGCCATCTTCGAACAACTCGAAACGATCGGCGCCGAGTCTTAGGGCCGCCACGGCACACTCGATCCTCCAAGTGCTCCACAGCCAACGACCTCGGCTCGTCCTTCACCGAGGTCACTTCCCCCTCTACAAGGAAGACAACGGAACCGTCGCCCCGCGACGACGTTCGTCACGTCCCACGAGCGGAAAGCAGAAGGTCAGGTCCGTCCTCGGTGGTGGGCTGCCCGGTCCATCTCCCGACGCTGCTCCTTGTCTCTGATTGCCCTTCGCTTGTCATAGTGGGCCCGTCCCCGACCCAGGCCGAGTTCGAGCTTGGCGATGCCATCCTTGAAGTAGACGCGCAGCGCCACGAGCGTCAAACCCCGCTCGGCCACCTTGGCGCCGATCCGGCTGATCTCTCTTCGGTGCAGGAGCAGTTTGCGATCACGATCAGGGTCATGCCCGCCGCCTCGGGCGAACGAGTACGGGGAGATGTGACAGCCAACGAGCCAGGCCTCCCCGCCCCTGAACTGAACATACGAGTCCTTGAGGTTCACGAGGCCCGCACGCAGGCTCTTGACCTCTGAGCCCTTCAGGACGAGACCCGCCTCGATCGTCTCGGTGATCTCGTACTCGTGCCTCGCCTTGCGGTTGGTGGCGACGACCTTCACGGCAGGTATTTCATCGGGTCGACGGGAGTGCCGTCCTCTCTCGTCTCGAAATGCAGGTGAGGGCCGGTGCAGTACCCGGTGCAACCGACGTAGCCGATCACCTCTCCCAGCTTCACGTCCTGCCCCTCCTTGACGATGATCTTGGATTGGTGCGCGTACAGCGTCGACAGGCCCCCACCATGATCGACGACCGTCGCTTTGCCGTAGCCGCCGTACGTCTGAGCGAGGATCACCGTCCCGTAGCCGGCCGACCTGATCGGCGTCCCGTAGGCGGAAGAGATATCGATACCCGTGTGCAGTTTCTTGGTTCCGAAGATCGGGTGGATTCGCCAGCCGAACGGAGAAGTCACTCGCCCGTCCACGGGCCATCCGAGCGTCGACGGACGTTCACCCGACGCCCTCTGGCGAGCGGCAATCTCGGCTTCCATCTTCTTCGACTCGCGCTCGAGCGCGGTCAGCTCGCCCTCGATGGACCCGATGTCGTGGGTGACCTGATCGAGCAGCTTCTGCTGGCGGTCCATCTCGGCCTCCGCCTCAGACTTACGGATGTCGACCTCCACACGGTCGGCCTCCAACTCTGCTTGGCGCCGATCCAGCTCGGCAAGCGTCGCCTGCACGGCGGCCTTGCGATCCTCCACGCCCGCCTTCTGACGTGCCTCGAGGCTCTGCAAACCCTGGAGGTCGTTCATCAGCACTTCGCTCGATGACACCACGTCTTGGGCGTAGCTGACGCCCAGCGCGGCGGTGGTCATGTCACCGGCGCCGAAGACGACCACACCGAGATCGGGAACGCCACCCATGTACATCTCGACTGCCCGGTCACGAATCAGGTCGTGTGTGTCGCGAATGCTCAGCCGCGTATCGGTGAGCTGCAGCTCCAGGTCGGCGAGTTCGGCCTGCACCTTCGCCAGGTGTGCTTGCTCGCCGGCGATCGTCGCCTCCACATCCCGCACCCTGGCTTCTGCGAGGTCCAGTTCGATCCGGACTGCGGCCAGGCTGTCCTCGGCCGACGCCAACTCATTCTGAATGGCGGTGCGCT
Proteins encoded in this window:
- the stoA gene encoding sporulation thiol-disulfide oxidoreductase A precursor — its product is MVDMVSTPQVDSIQPLGCSPTITHTGGFRFPFLGDTRYRVIDMPELDNPFGNSIQQSRGPWRWISIVALAIAVAALAANFTLYQSLQKANDDAATLESRIGGLQSRMAAMQSSLTNTENRLQAVESSPAPTLDVSPVTAQDLPPFPGGGQDPAQGLTLGAVSGVWYSDGAAHTIDPADGTPRAWLIWAHWCPYCQKELPIVKAWYEANAAENPHMQIVSITTAMDDTAANPLLPYLQEQQFPFPVIIDDSGALGRQFGVSAFPFWVFTAPDGTVLGRTAGLLPEDQMLAIFEQLETIGAES
- the smpB gene encoding SsrA-binding protein, which produces MKVVATNRKARHEYEITETIEAGLVLKGSEVKSLRAGLVNLKDSYVQFRGGEAWLVGCHISPYSFARGGGHDPDRDRKLLLHRREISRIGAKVAERGLTLVALRVYFKDGIAKLELGLGRGRAHYDKRRAIRDKEQRREMDRAAHHRGRT
- the mepM gene encoding murein DD-endopeptidase MepM, whose product is MRKLIVMIVVTMLVALSIPAGATNDPEQRLGEIEKQIADLNKRISAQKGERTAIQNELASAEDSLAAVRIELDLAEARVRDVEATIAGEQAHLAKVQAELADLELQLTDTRLSIRDTHDLIRDRAVEMYMGGVPDLGVVVFGAGDMTTAALGVSYAQDVVSSSEVLMNDLQGLQSLEARQKAGVEDRKAAVQATLAELDRRQAELEADRVEVDIRKSEAEAEMDRQQKLLDQVTHDIGSIEGELTALERESKKMEAEIAARQRASGERPSTLGWPVDGRVTSPFGWRIHPIFGTKKLHTGIDISSAYGTPIRSAGYGTVILAQTYGGYGKATVVDHGGGLSTLYAHQSKIIVKEGQDVKLGEVIGYVGCTGYCTGPHLHFETREDGTPVDPMKYLP